In Populus alba chromosome 9, ASM523922v2, whole genome shotgun sequence, a genomic segment contains:
- the LOC118027687 gene encoding ADP,ATP carrier protein 1, mitochondrial, which yields MAEQIQHPSVMQKVAGQFLRSSVSNDFGCDGAFQKPALHQRCAYGNYSNPAFQYPMGWACVAATELSIVPSTASSVLVQAPSEKGLASFGIDFLMGGVSAAVSKTAAAPIERVKLLIQNQDEMLKTGRLSEPYKGIGDCFKRTIKEEGFGSLWRGNTANVIRYFPTQALNFAFKDYFKRLFNFKKDRDGYWKWFAGNLASGGAAGASSLLFVYSLDYARTRLANDAKAAKKGGERQFNGLIDVYKKTMASDGIAGLYRGFNISCVGIIVYRGLYFGMYDSLKPVLLTGDMQDSFFASFALGWLITNGAGLASYPIDTVRRRMMMTSGEAVKYKSSLDAFSQILKNEGAKSLFKGAGANILRAIAGAGVLAGYDKLQLIVFGKKYGSGGA from the exons ATGGCTGAGCAGATTCAACACCCTTCTGTTATGCAGAAAGTAGCTGGCCAGTTCCTTCGTTCCAGTGTTTCTAATGATTTTGGTTGTGATGGGGCTTTCCAGAAGCCTGCTCTGCATCAAAGGTGTGCTTATGGCAACTACTCAAATCCTGCTTTTCAGTACCCCATGGGATGGGCATGTGTAGCAGCTACTGAATTATCTATTGTTCCATCTACTGCTTCATCTGTTCTTGTTCAAGCCCCATCAGAAAAAGGTTTAGCTAGCTTCGGTATTGATTTCCTTATGGGTGGAGTCTCTGCAGCTGTATCCAAAACTGCTGCTGCTCCCATTGAGCGTGTTAAGCTTTTGATTCAAAACCAGGACGAGATGCTTAAAACTGGTAGGCTCTCTGAACCCTATAAGGGCATTGGTGATTGTTTTAAGCGAACAATAAAGGAGGAAGGGTTTGGTTCATTGTGGAGGGGGAACACTGCCAATGTCATCCGTTATTTCCCTACTCAG GCCTTGAACTTTGCATTCAAGGATTACTTCAAGAGGCTCTTCAACTTTAAGAAAGATAGAGATGGCTACTGGAAGTGGTTTGCTGGGAACTTGGCCTCAGGAGGTGCAGCTGGTGCTTCTTCCCTTCTCTTTGTCTATTCCTTGGATTATGCTCGAACCCGTTTGGCCAATGATGCCAAGGCTGCaaagaagggaggagagaggCAATTCAATGGGCTCATTGATGTGTACAAGAAGACAATGGCTTCTGATGGTATTGCTGGGCTTTACCGTGGATTTAACATTTCTTGTGTTGGAATTATTGTCTATCGCGGTCTTTATTTTGGAATGTACGACTCCTTGAAGCCTGTGCTTCTTACCGGAGACATGCAG GATAGTTTCTTTGCAAGCTTTGCCCTTGGTTGGCTCATCACCAACGGTGCTGGTCTTGCTTCCTACCCCATTGACACTGTTCGTAGAAGAATGATGATGACCTCTGGTGAAGCTGTCAAGTATAAAAGCTCACTTGATGCCTTCTCTCAGATTTTGAAGAATGAGGGTGCCAAGTCTCTCTTCAAGGGTGCTGGAGCAAACATCCTCCGAGCCATTGCTGGTGCTGGTGTGCTTGCCGGTTATGACAAGTTGCAGCTGATTGTATTCGGCAAGAAGTACGGATCTGGTGGTGCTTAA